In Hemicordylus capensis ecotype Gifberg chromosome 4, rHemCap1.1.pri, whole genome shotgun sequence, the genomic window TGCTCCAAGCGGATGCCTCCGCCCAGTCGCTTAGTTAGCTGCAAGCCAAGTACACAGTGCATTAACAATGACTTGTGTGACCTGGCTTGGAGGCTCTGCACACAGCCAGGTTTTCTAGCTGTGAGCACCTGACAATACTGGAGGACCAGCCAGACAATGCCACCGCTGGCTGCAGACAGAAAGCAGGGCGGTTCAGAGACAGTCCGGTCGTACAGGCTGACCCGCTCTTTGGGGCTGATGGTGTACTGGCCTcctcagaagcagcagctcctctctctctctcgcagccCATGCAGCTCCAGCggacggccagcctgcaggcagagcagCGATCATGAAcactggggcagggtggggtggggggcaaaggagCAGCCAGAACCACCAGGAACCAGGCCCCTGCGCCTTGtttggcaccccctccccccaaaaattgGGCCAAGCTGCTACTGGCCAGTAGCCACAGAACAACCTCCACGTCCATCATGCCGCTTGCCTGGATGGATTCAGCAGAGCATGAAACCTGCTTGCAGCTGCTCAGTATCCGTTGGGAGACCTTTTAACTTCTAGATGAACCAGGAAGTGGTTGGGCAAGCCTTCTTGCAGTAGCTGAGCAATGATGGGGGATTAATTCTTCCCCCGAGAAAGTCAGAGGAAGGACCCCTTTGCAGTTAAGGAGAAGGCGCTGGGGCAGAGGAAAGAGTACGCCAGATCTTGTGCAGAGGAGATCCACTCGGTTTTGAAGCACCTCCTCCTTTAACAACAGCCCGACACGCAGAGATTGAAGAGGTGAAGCATTTCTTGGCATAGAGATACAAgggtgggaaaagcttcacctgctggatTTCTGCATGTCAACTGGGGTTGAAAAGGCACAGGGCCAAGGAGAAAAGCATCAACTTTGCTGGCAACAACACGGGGGCCCAAGTAATCATGGCACTTGGGGACTGGGAACCAGCCAGTTTGTCACTTCCAAAGCAATACAGTTCTACTGAACCAAGACGAGATGCAAGCCTCACAGCCACATATGCCACACAGCTGGCAGCCTTGAGGGCAGAACCACAGACAAGGAGGCCCCCACATGTCTCCAGGGCTGAGTCATCAGCTGCCCTCTGGGTTCCTGCTTCAGCTGCTACCCGGCCGGCTCAGTGCCACCCTAAGGCATActcggggaggaggagaaagggaagagtCTCAGACGGCCAATCACTCACACCTGCTTCTGGCTCTGAAGTTTGGCAGAAGCAGAAAGACAGTCCTTTgagtgaccgggggggggggtgtggtgTGGCAAGCTGGGAGGTGCTTTCAGGGGCTGTGACTGAACAGGACCCTGAGGTCCCCAGAGCTGGGGTGTGGCTGGCAGGCACCTTCTCGCTTCCCCCTGCAGGTGCTAACTGAACATGTGAATGGAACATGGGTCAACTGGTTCCCAGCCACGACtgtctaccaaaaaaaaccaggAAAGGAATGATTCTGTTCTGCTGCCATCTTGTCCTTAACACACACTCAAAACACCAACTGGCCTTCAGAGCATGGCAGGCAAGCTTAACAAAGAGTAGGCATTTCAAACTCCTGAGGGGGGAGTCAAAACAATGTGTTGCAgaaagagtgggggggagggttggagtacacagatgcacacacagCTTCCTCTTCCAGTTTATATGCGAAGAAACCAAAGCCAGTCGGCAGAGCCACGGGAAGAAAACCAGCTCCGAGGGGGAAGACTGAAGCCCACCGAAGCCTGTGGGGCGAGAGAGAAGCACAGACCTCCCCCAAGAGTCAGAGAGATGGACTTTGGCAGCTCTCACATGAACATGTCGTCGTAGCCTGGAGGTGGAAGATGGTCCGGGTTGGGCCTGAAAAGGGAATGCAGAAGAGCAAAGATCATGCTCAAGGGAACAATTCTGTGCACAGCGCAACCATTCCTGACTGTGAGCAGAGGAGAGATCGCTTGACCTTTGCCCATGACTGACTGCAttgattaattaaattaattattattaattataataataatactgctgctgccgccaagaGGCTCCTTTTAAGTAATGGCtcaagagagcaactgtccctgttcagcccagcaccGTGTCCCCTGCCAGGGGCTGCTTCTTTAGAGATTGCAAGCCCTTCTCAGACAAGGAACCACTTTCTCATTCCTTTTAttatgtagactgctttgagaaTAGTCGCTGATGTtgctggaaagcagtatataaatatattaaaaacaacaacaacagaagtgATGGCGTGGAAGTGCAGAACTGAGTGTGTGTCAGAAACAGACACCCCCAGTTTGGACCTTTCCCCGCCGACCTCTCTGAACTCTGGGGCTTCATGATATTGGAGCAGCCCAGCCCTCACTGATACGGCCCCCACGTCCCATCCACACTGGCTAGGTGGGGCTGAAAGGAGTTCTCACTGCGTAGCCTCTAATGCAGGGACTCTCAAATTTGGGTCTGCAGAtgagatggactacaactcccatccatggcctctggggatgatgggagttgtgattcaACAACATCCAGGTACCcaagtcaaaggccattgtggctggagaggacCGAtgctgcagtccagcaacatctctAGTCCAGATTTGAGAAGCCCACTAGAACCCAATGAGCCTATTAGGACATCGGGCTCTATGGGCACTACATCTCCCATGGACCCCTGTGCCCCAGGATGCTCCCACAGCACTTGAGATCCACTGGAAGGCCCTGCCGTGTGGCCTCCCCCTGCCAGGCCCTCACCACCACCAGGCCGGCTTCAGTGAAAGGGAACGGAATGGCGGGAAGGTCTGCAGGTCTCGTGACACTTGGCAACGTGTTGAGGCCCTTGCTCAGTTTAAACACGCCCAGTTGGGGCCAGAGCTGAACTGAGCCCAGATTAACCAATTCCAAGGACATGCCCAAGGATCTTGCCCGTCGTCACCTATGACCATGGAGGCTCATTTGGAAAGGGCCCCTCGCGGGGgcgggaggggtggaactggtcCCCTCCCCTCTGCCGTGTTTGGCCTGAAACTTGATCAACAGGCAGCCTGCATTTTCTGCAACAGGGAAGTCAGGAGAGGATGGATTCCGTGCCAGGCTCTTTCGACCCCAAACTACTGCTGTATGTGCCTACTGCAGACCAGCACATATTGTGACAAGTGAGCATTAAAAACGCAGGCATGGGTgggaaaaggaaaaaacaaaacaaaacacctcagcaCATTCCAGTTAGTCACAACCAATAGTTATTTCACAATTCTTTTGGGAGGGGGGTGGCCGGGAAAGAGTGACCAAGGCAAGAGCTGTAACACTTCAGAGAAAACTGCATTTGCAACTCTGGCTGGTGGCTACACTTTCATGCCCATGATTGCAAGGGATACTTGGTTCATTACTGGGTGTCCCAAACCAACGGAAGCCCATCCAAATTAAGCCCTCCCACTACCCCCTGAAATGAACAGTGATTGTGCACAAgaacaagagtgctcttgtgcaattagcccctgttaactgagcaaagaggcacttttcaaaatggtgatCCTCTatgtgtttagcagggggagagcaactggcccaatccaacctcagcacagcatcccagcagtggctggtgtctaccttgtgtttcttttgagagccctttgggggataaggaaccatcttatctgtttttttatgtaaaccactttgagaggttttgttgaaaagcagtatataaacatctaTAATAATTCCACACCAAGGCCTGCGTAGAAGAGCTTCTCAGTGGACTGGAAAGGAGAAGACTCTTTTGATTTTCCATCCCGGTTACAGAGACGTTTTGACCCAGGCCCGAACCCCACCTCTAGGAATCCAACTTCTAAGCACATGTCCTCAATACTCACCCGCCACGGCTAGCCCCAGGGGGCCCAAACGGATCAAATCTGGCACCAGGAGGAACAGCTCCAGGAGGAAGCCTACTGGGGAGTCCGGAGGATGGGTCGATAATGGGGTTTGGAATTCCTGACCGGAGTGGATCAGAGATCATTCCTCCTCTTCGGTGCCTGAGCAAGAGCAATGAGATGTGAGAATGGGCCAGTGTGGGCTGGCTGGCAACTGGAGGCATATTTCTACTTGAACTTGGCCTCCtcaaaggaaggagagctggttgtcccctttgctaagcagggcccagcctggtttgcatttgaatggacagctacacgtgagcactggaagatattcccctaaggagatggagccactctgggaagagcaaagaaggttcaaagttccctccttggcagcatctccaagagagggccgagagagactcctgcctctgcaaccttggagaagctgctgccagtctgggtagacaatactgagctagatggaccaagggactcggactcagcagaaggcagcttcctatgttgctggtTCACTGTCACTGCAAGGTTTGTGCTTCCCCAGCATATGATCCCATTTACAGCCAGGCCAAATGTTTTAGTATAATGGACAGCCAAGTAGTCCACATCTAATGGAAGGCATGGCAGCCATTCTGAAACACCAGGCTCTTTGAACAACTGGACCTTGACAGTGGAATCAATTATACAAAATTAAGAGGAACACTCCATACACATCATTCATTCCAACTGCCTTGGGTTGAAATTCTTGGCACATGCTACAGGCAGCCCTGACTTTAATGGATAGCAGGATCTGAATGAACAGATGACGCTGCCTTGTATTAAGCCAGATTCTTGATCCACCTAAGCCAGTTCAGTAGGCAATGCTTTGCTCTCCATGGCCTCCGACAGAGGTCTCTCCTTGTGCTCTTTCCAGGGACCCTTATGAAGGGGAGGTGCTGAGAACTGCAACCTGCCGCCATGCAAAGCccttgctctgccactgaacgatGGACTTCCAGCGTAGCTCTCCCAGCCTGCACGTGGCCCCACTGTGCAGCACGTGGGTAACACATATACGAAATCccctcagccaatcagagtgggCTTTACTGTCACAAGTGTAGCATGATACAGAAGATAACTGCTGCTCTGGAGCTTGTTTCAAGCATGGCTTATGGCGCGCGCACACAATTCCCTGGGCTCCTGAATCAGTGCTTTAGCACACACAAGGAATCATGTTAAAGAAAAAGGAGAATGATACAGTGGTTAACATCAGAGCAAGTTAACACCCATGCCAGGAAGATGCATCCATGCGATGGGAAGCTTTCCTAGCTGCCCACTGTCAGACACACCTTGCAGCAGGCAAGCACATTTCAGCACTTTGAGCTGCCTccggaagtgccctgtgccacccaaaaatatagcCCTGTgcactgtgcaaccctcagggacatatttttaggtgatGTAAGGCCCCTCTGGAGGCAGCCCAAAGCATCAAAATTTGCTCCCCACTGTGCATTCAAGATTTTAAGACCTCTTTAACACGTAGgtaaagagaaattaaaaaagaaaaagatcttACAGGCTTGAGCAAACACATTTCAGTGTTAAAGCACCACTGTCAATGCTGAGTGtcaaacagctggaaactcttgagATCAAATACAGCGAATGaaactaaataaccaatccaagaacaggaggaggagaggagggaggattCTGAATGAACTGCGCATTCAAGCGCAGGAGTCCGTGGGGCATCACTGTGGATAACAGCCACTGAGGGGTTTCCTTGTTGCAATATCATCTCCCTTGTACGGATTTCAACACCTCTACGGCTTGGGACTCCCTGCATTGGTAATGCAGAGTGTAGGGCTAAAATGAGCAGTTGGAAATAACTCTACCTGACTTGGGTTGGGTATAAATctgttaaacaaataaatgaaaccaAGAAGCAGAGGgaagctctcctcccttctttcgTAATACTAGAACTCAGAGCCGGCCAAAGATGCATCAGTTCAGGACTGACtaaaggaaggacttcttcacaaTTATAATCACGTTAAGTAACTGACTTAAAGAACTCAACAGTCACAAGGTGTGGGGCTGGCCATTGTCTTAAATAAGAATTTAGAAAAAAGGATTAAGCCAGAGGTTCACAACCATGGACCCTCAGGTCTCCAGACCCCTTCagttattgtggcaggggatgataggagttgtagtccaacaacatctggggacccaaggttgagaaatcCTGGattagacttatcctccatgaaaaTATCTATGAAAATAGCAATTGCCTTGCCCTCTGCTTATCCGTGGGAAGTCTGCAAAGGTTTTCAGATATTCCTGCTTTTCTGAATAACTTCTGTGCATAAAACATTTTTGGCTTCTCCCTGCAATTGAAAAAGCTGTCGCACAAACTGATGGACCTAGGAGCTGTGGGCTGggttgccttcatgtcctgctccCAGAGGCAGCCGGCTGGCTATGGATAGAAATAATATGCCAATGGAGGGAGAGCTTGGCTTGATCCCACAGGGCAGTTTATAAGTGACCCTGAAGCTGTGATCCAAAGCATGAGCTCTTTGACCCGAGTCCTGCCAAAACAAAATCCTTTCGGGACAAACCgcaagttgggagggagggtccatagcttagtggtggatcacctgctttgcatgaaaaAGGTGCAAAGGATATCCCTgagcctggagaactgctgcctgtcagtgacgaccatattgagctagatggaccaatggtctgaggcagtagaaggcagtttctggTGTTCAAAAAAGTCATTTTGGTCACCGTTTGTTCTGGGGCATGTGAGCTACAATATGGAAGGACAAAACGTAGTCTCCCAAAGGCTGACTTACCCAAAGGGGTCCAAATCGTCTCCACCAACAGCAAAGGGTCCCAAGGGGTCTGGCCTGAAACCAAAGGCATTTTTACTCAGACATAAGGCTGGAGGTCTAAGCAGGGCTTATTTTCATGCCAGGGTCCCGCCCTGGGACAGGCAAAGCCAGAATAAAGCAGATAAATCTGTTAACACAGCAAGCCCAAGGGGCTGTGCTGCCATTCAAGAGTGGCACTCCTGCATCTTCAGCTGCGTGGCAAGGGACTCACCAGTTGGGTTGCCGGCTGCCGTGGGGATGTCGAGGTGGGATCCACAGCGGGTCATGGTCAGGAGggttgggaggggaggggttccTCTCACGCTTCGGCTCCTCCTTGACACTGACCCGCTCTTTGGTAGCCTCGAACGGAGAGATGATGTGGTGGACGACCTGAGTCTGCAGCTCGTCTGTGTTCTTGTACACCCTGTTGAAGGGCAGCCAGAGAGTTACGGCCAACCACAACACGTCCTGCCCTACCGACGCTGCTGGGTGACCCTTGCCAAAGTGTGCTCGAAGggaggcacatctagtccagcctcccaAGCCAAACCATTCGCACCCCCCCTTTCAATCCATGTCTGCAGTAGACAGTCTTTGCCAAGTTCACAAGAGGTGAGAATGCTGCTCCATAGCGCACGCCTGCCTGGACATATGCAACCCCAACCCCGTTCTGCTCCTGGTCCCCTAGGCGGTTTTGCCCCTGATCTATGAGCCAGGCAGAAGCCAGTCTAGCACAGAAGTAGCAAGTGGCCTCCAGCCAGGCCTACGGGCCCTCCGGGTCCCGCCCAGGCATTCCTCAAGCATCCACTGCCTGAGTGGTTCACGACCATCAGGCCACAGTTTGGCCATGTGCAATCCAGTTTTCAGTGTGTTGCAAGCAGAGCAGCAAGGAGACCTGTTCAGCTGACTCAGGGCAATGAGCCAAGCTGCATTTTACAGGGGAAGGGATAAAAGAGTCCCACCCCAACAGGATATTTGTTGAAGCCCTGCAGTGTGCTGGGTCCTTTGGAGGAGGGGCAAAGAGGACCCCCTGCTCATCTATGCTTCTAGGGCCAAAAAGGCACCCTCAAATGCCAGATGAGGAACCCAAACATATGGCGTAATGACGGCTCTCATATACGACGCACACGTGAACCACACACAGAAGCATCTGGGCAAGAAGGCAAATGTTTGCATTTATGCATGCAGGCATCTAAGCCAGAGATTAAACAAGGATGCCTTTAACTCTCAGTACCCTCAGCTGAAGCTGGACCCCACCAGTCAACCAAACTCAAATTTAACTGGAGCTGAGGGCATAACCTTGCTTGTTTTTGTGGCTATTTTCGAGCTGGGTGTGTTACTCTAACAGGGAAAAAGGAAAGATTTTAAATGGCtcagccatggtggctggggatgatgggagttgtagtgcaacagcaCCTGGGaactcaggtttgagaacccctgccttcagGATCTTCCACTCATGTGACCCTTCTCAGAGGGATGCCAAATTTCCAGTGCCAAAGACCTTTGGTCTTCGTCTTTTAGATGTTTAGTTTGTATGCACTATTTCATTGGGGTGCAAGCAAGCTCCTGCTTCTGCTGTTTATATCATTGGTTGTTTTTACTCATCTCTTATGCTGGCCATTCTGGGAGGCAACGGCCTGAAGAGCAGGATGGAAATCCtctcaaacaaaacaacaaacaaacatcatCTTATGACTACAAAGACTACTCTAAAGGCTATTTCTTTGGTGGGCAGTGGTTACCTAAGAGGACTTAAAACAATCAAAGTTACTTGTCAAAATCAGCCAGGTTTTCCGGGTTGATGTAGTCAGTCACTTTCAAGGTCAAATCTGCCACTTTCTGTGACTTGGGATCCTGTGGGGAGAATAAAAGGGGCAGGGCTGAGTTTGGAACCAAAGCAGGTACAGAGGGGAGCTGATCACCCACAGGGGGCAAGTGGGGCGGAGAACCTTAAATGAAGTGCCTGGGATGATGCACTAGCCCCCTTAATCCCAAAGTGGTGATGCTGGCTGTGGTTACTCCGCGGTGAGAGAAGTTGCCCTTTGCACATGATCAGAGGCATTCTTCTACAATAAATAATTTCACATTGCAGGCTCAATCCTGGTCATTAAGCAAAGGTTCTGGGGCTGAATGGGTTAGCTCAAATATGGAAAGAAACCTGAATGAaataagaaaaagggaaaaaaagaaagtaCCAGAGATGAGGTGCAAAGcttattaattgtttttatgtctggTTATTGTGCCATTTTGACTTGAAACCCCTAACATTGTTAATATAtttgcagcaatcattgcctgtcaaggatATTTAAgctttgttggggtacatccccagcatatagAATCTAGTATTACagcaagaattgtggattcttcatgcttggtggtggtggtggtggtggggtcgcCAAAAGGATTGtaatacagcactggaaggacaaatttactcctgaactgcaactCTGGATAATTGACATGTGCTCCTTGTCAACATTGGAACTGGTGTTCCCCCATAaccaaaggaaaggaaaagaagatgaATTTTCAGCTACTTGGT contains:
- the PSMF1 gene encoding proteasome inhibitor PI31 subunit gives rise to the protein MAGLELLYSSVAQDIACPQDSLVCYLHWKLLTHDYRCLGAGDQPGTNEKKSEMLPSGWNADKDLYTLRYRLKDDSHDLLVKGIMMDGSMILNVMDPKSQKVADLTLKVTDYINPENLADFDKVYKNTDELQTQVVHHIISPFEATKERVSVKEEPKRERNPSPPNPPDHDPLWIPPRHPHGSRQPNWPDPLGPFAVGGDDLDPFGHRRGGMISDPLRSGIPNPIIDPSSGLPSRLPPGAVPPGARFDPFGPPGASRGGPNPDHLPPPGYDDMFM